The Candidatus Wallbacteria bacterium genomic sequence GGAGCTATGGATGGAGCATCCAAGTTCGTGCAGGGTGATGCCATTGCCTGCATCCTGATCACTGTCGTGAATATCATCGGAGGCTTGATCATAGGAGTGTTTCAGCGGGGTGAGGGCATTGCTCTAGCTGCTCAGACTTATACCCTTTTGACCGTCGGAGACGGACTGGTGACAATGATTCCTGCTCTGCTCGTCTCCACTGCCACAGGCTTGATCGTGACCAGGGCTGCATCAGAATCCAATCTGGGCAGGGACCTGATCTCACAATTTCTTGTAGAACCCAAGGTCTACTTCATCATCGCCGCTCTTCTTGCTACACTCGGTTTCACACCCGGGTTGCCCACTCTCTCATTCCTGATGCTGGCTTTGATGGCTGTCTCGCTTGGATTTGCCCTGAAACGCAAGAAAGCCGAAGAGCTCTGGCGCCCGTCCGAGGAAGAGACCGCGAAGATGAATCAGGAAAAGAAAAAAAAGAGCGAAGATGTTGCAGCTCTTCTGCAGATAGAGCCCCTGGAACTGGAACTGGGTTATGGGCTTGTGCCGCTGTTTGATGTGCAATCCGGCGGTGATCTGCAGGACAGGGTCCAGACGATCAGGCGCAACACTGCCCTGGAACTCGGATTGATAGTGCCGTCGGTCAGAATCAGGGACAACATCAATCTGGAGATGAACGAATATACGATTCAAATCAAGGGATTCGAGGCGGGACGCGGTAAATTGATGCTGAAGCAGTATCTGGTGATGGGTCTCAAAGAATCAGGCAATCTGATCGAGGGGACTGAAATCAAGGAACCGATTTCCGGATCCCGGGCAGTCTGGGTGAATGAGGAGAATCGTGAAAAAGCCGAACAGGAAGGGTATACTGTCCTGGATGTGCCGGCCATACTTACCATTCACCTGACCGAGGTCATCAGGCACTTTGCTTTTCAGATCCTGGGTCAGGAAGAATTGAAGGATATTCTAAAGAATCTGGAGAAAAATTATCCGTCTCTGATAGAAGAAGTCAGGAAGACCAAGGCCTATGAGCAGGGAGTGCTCTTGAAAGTGCTTCAGAATCTCCTCCGTGAGGGCATCTCGATCCGTAACATGGTCTTGATACTCGAAGGAATCATGGAGCGCTGCAAGTCGTCGGCAACTTTGTTTGCAGGGGAACTGACCGAGCTCTGCCGGATCAGGATGGCTCCGCTGATCACCCAGAAATTCGCCCGTGACGGATTGGTGCATGTAATCACGCTCGATCCGGAACTCGAGGAACTTTTCCGGAATAGCCTCCAGGGACCGGACGAATCAGACCAGCACATAGCGTTAGACAGCGGGACTATGAAAAAAATCCGTTCTTCCATGGATAAACTGTTCGGAAGTCTGAGCGAGAAAAAGATTTCGCCCTGCATCATTCTGACTTCGCCGGACCTGCGGAAGATGGTGAAGGATTTGTTCGACAGGCTTGCCCCTGGAATCGTAGTCCTGTCTACTTTGGAACTGCAGCCGAATATTGAAGTCAACACTCTGGGGATGATCGAAATATGAAAGACCAGGCGAGCGGATTGAGGGTGATGATGGCAAAGAAAACCAGGGAGCGCGAGCTCAAGGAGAGAGCCACCCTGCTGCAGAGCCTGATCGACAGCGCGGGTGAAATGCCTCCTCCCAGGCTCAGGCAGATACTGGCTGTCACATCCGGGAAGGGCGGGGTGGGAAAGAGCACCATCAGCGCCAACCTGGGGCTGTATTTTTCGTCCAGAGGGCTGGAAACGATCCTGATGGACGCTGACTTAGGCCTTGCAAACATAGACGTGATCCTGGGGGTGAAGCCTTCAGGCACTCTGCTGCAGGTGATCAGGGGGCAAAAGAGTCTCAAAGAGATCATTCAGCCCGGCCCCATGGGATTGAAATTGATTTCCGGAGCTTCCGGGATTGCCGACCTTGCCAATCTGAGCGAAACCGAGCGGCGCAACCTGATCGGGGAAATCGCCTCGCTGCAGTATGAGGGAGAGATTTTATTGATCGATACCGGAGCCGGTCTTTCTCAGAATGTGCTGGGATTCCTTACTCTGGCCGACCAGGTGGTGCTGATCGTGACCGATGAACCGGCTTCGATCGCTGACAGCTATGGTGTGGTCAAAGCCTTGAGCCAGGCCAATTATCAGGGTAAAATCACTGTGATCATGAATCGGATCCGGATCGAAAAGCATGGCAGAATGCTTTTCCACAAACTCTGCGCCACAGCAAAGAAATTTCTGAAGAAGGATCTGAAGCTGGCCGGCATCATACTTGATGAACCACTGGTTCGGGAATCCACTCAGAAGATGCAGCCTTTTTACATTCTGAGCCCGGCTGCAGAAGTCACGAGAAACCTGCGCGGGATTGGTGAAGTAGTACTGGGAGCTTCAGAATACAAACCCGATGCAGGGCACAGTATTCTGAAGCGGTTGAGCAGTTTTTTTTCGATTAGATGAAATTTTGAAAAGGGAGTAGTAAAATTAATGAAAACCCAGGTTTTTTATCCTGAAAGATCAAACAGCTCTCCAGAAGCTGTGACGGCAAATTAATGAACGAATCGAATCACCAGACGTTTTCCGCACCTACATATAGTGAAGCTCAACTTAAGGCTAGTCTTGCCTTCAATTGCCGGATCAAGGTGATCGGAAGGCGCGAGGTCAAAAAAGGTGGATTTTTCGGTTTTTTCAGGAGGCGGGAAATCGAGATCACTGTGACCCCGGAGAAGCCCGTCGAACCGACCAAGCCTGAATCCAGCAGAGTAAAATCCGAAAAAGAGAAACCTGTGATTGTATGTCAAGCCCCACCTGATCTGGAGAACATAAAAAAAATTCTCAAGCTGGTCGATAAGGGCAGGAAAAATTCTGAACCCAAACCTGAAATCAAAGAAAAACCGGATGCATTGCTGAAGGAACCCCACAGCAAATCCGAGGCTCTGGAAGGAATCGGCGATCAAGTCAGCAGTATCAAGAAAAAATTGGATGACCTTCAGAACAGCGTATTGGCTCCGGAAAATCCGGAAAGCAGGTTCGGCCTTGATACTTTACCGCTTGAAGTGCGTCAGCTGGGTGAAAAACTGACCCTGCACCGGGTGAAACCTGAGAAAGTCCAGAAAATCTGTGCCAATATCGCTGAAACCCTGAAAAAAAGGGGAAACAGCTTCAGCTGGTCGCTTTCAGAACTGTTCAAAGAAGAACTGCAGAATCTTGTCAGCATCAAAAACTTTGAATTGTACCAGGGGCAGTGCCAGGTGATCTCCCTGATCGGTCCCACCGGGACAGGCAAAACCTCGACAATCGCCAAAATGGCCGCCAAGTGGAAACTTTCACATGAAAATCTGAAGATTGTTTTCATTACGCTGGACACATACCGCATTGGTGCGACAGAGCAGCTTTTAAAGCACGGGGAGATTCTCGGAATTCCAGTGGAGGTTATCGATTGCGACCTTCCGGAACGCGAGAAGATGACCAAGGAAAAAGTGCGGAAATACTGCCAGGATGGCTATAACCTGATTTTCATCGATACTCCAGGCAGAAGCCCGAATGACCCTCATGAAATCACCAGCATGTGCGAAGAGCTCGCAATTCCGGAACTGAGCAATTTCCTGGTTCTCACTGCCGGCTCCAAGGAAGCTGACCAGGAGAATATTTTAAAGAAATTCAGCCGCGCCAATCCCAAGGGCTGCATCATCACCAAGCTTGATGAAACCAAAAAATTCGGATTTCTGATTAATCTGAGCGAAGCCTTTCGGACTATTCCGATCTATTGTCTCACGAACGGGCAGGAAATCCATAAAGACCTTGTTTTTCCCTCACATAATAATCTTACCGGCCTGTTTCTCTCGGAAAAGGATGATGAGTAAGCTGTGTTCTGATAAACTCCAAGAAGTCGGTATGTTAGTAGGTTGGTAAGTTTGTATGTTGGGAAAAGCTATTTTTCAGCATACTAACCTACAAACCTGCCAACTTACTAACATCATGCAGTGCAGAATTGGTTGTTGCAACGTTCGCTGTTGCTAAGGACGCCCTCCCATGGTCAACGCCATCACAGCCTTTGCCGTATGGATCCGGTTTTCCGCTTCGTCGATCACGATTGAATGCTCACCGTCGATCACGCTGTCCACCACTTCTTTGCCGCGATCCGCCGGCAGAGCGTGCATGTAGACTGATTGCTTATCAGTGATGCCCATCAATTTCTCGTCACAGATCCAGTGCTTGTATTTTTCCAGATTGGCTTTCATGACTTTTTTGCCGTCGTCAGTGGACAGGTGTTTGATGCGGGACTGACCAGGAGGAACTTCGACTCCCAGGAATCCTCCCCAGTTCTTAGGGATCACTATATGAGCGCCGCGGAATCCTTCTTCCATGTTGTCTACAAATTTAATGCTTCCGCCGTGTTTTTCAGCGTTTTTTTTGGCTTTTTCCACTATTTCCGGGATAAAGGGGAATTCTTTTGGCCCTGCTACTACGACATCCATGCCATAGCGCGGGAAGAGCAGGATCTGGCTCTGCGGTACAGACAGGGGTTTGGCGTGGCTGGTGGCATAAGCCCAGGAAATGCAGATTTTCAGCCCTTTGAGGTTTTTTCCGAACTTCTCCTGGATCGTGAGCAGGTCTGCCAGGGACTGCATCGGGTGATACCAGTCGTCCTGGAGGCTCAAGATCGGAATCTGGGAATATTTGGCCAGTTCGCGCAAGTAATTATTGCCGAGCTCGTTCTTCTCACCGTATCCGAAAAAGCAGTTGCGGCAGGCGATGGCGTGACCCATCCGGGACAGCACTTCGGCGGTATCCTTCGCTGATTCGCCATGAGACAGCTGCATCTTGTCCGGTGTCAGGTCGTGGGCGTGCCCGCCGAGCTGGGTGATGCCGGCCTCCATCGAGTTCCTGGTCCTGGTGGACTGCTCGAAGAACATCATGAAAACCGTCTTGTCCTGCAGCAGGCGATGCTGCTCTCCCAATGCGAATTTCAGCTTCAGGTAACTGGAAGCCTCCAGCATTGTATCAACTTCTTCTCTGGTGAATTCGTCAGTGTCGATGAAATGTTTGCCCCTGAAATTTGTGTTCATCAGTCCTCCTGAAATAAAATATTGCCGGCCGATTTGCAGTATTCTTCCACATACCAACTTACTAACATACTAACTTACCAACATCGTGCCGTGAACAAGCAGGCAACTAAGTATCATTGCATTACTATTTTAAATCGTTTCCGGCTAATGCACAAGTGGATTAGAGTTTGACATCCGGCAGTTTCCAGGCTTTCCGGTACTTCTGATAGGCTTCCACCGGCATCTGCACGAGGAGCGGTGATCTGGACCGGTCGAGCCAGCGCATCAGGTCGAGCATGTCATATTCGCACATGGCTGTGCAGCCTGAGGTGGATTTGTCGGAACCCCGCCAGATGTGGATGAAGATCAGGCTTCCCATCTGCGGGATTCGCAATGGATTGTGATTGACTACAAACAGCCATTTGTAGAGGATATCATCCCTTCTCATTGTTTCGAAGGATTTCCAGGTGACTCCCTGCGGAAGCCCAGCGGTATCGATTATCTGGTTATAATACTGCGATTCAGGGTCATCTATGCCCAGAATGCTTGGTAAAGTGTGGACGTATTTATACGCTGTCTGAAACGGAGGAGCCGGCGCATATCCCATGCAGTCGCCGATGGAAAAGATCCCTGCCGGAGCCCTGCCGTCTCCTTCCCGCTTTTCGGGTCCTGGAAGATTGGCGGGATGCAGCCCGAGCCCCCAGCCCAGCCCGCTTCTCCCGAGCGTGACAGGGATGTCTCCCCTGTATTCGGTCCAGTGCGAGCCTTTGTCAAACAGGAACATCCTTCCATGGATTTCGCTCCAGTCGCGGCTGAGGACCAGGATCACCTGTCTGCAGCCAGGGTCAAGCGGAGCTGCTGTGGCAGCGCAGAGACAAAATGTGAGCAGAGAGCAGAGCATGAGTTTCATGGCACACCTCTGACAAGTTTTAGAATCAGGATACAGCAGAATTAGCAAAGTGGAAATCCATTTTATACAAGTGAGATGGGGCGGACACAGGGGTCCGCCCTTACAGAAATTTCATTCTATCATTCTATAAGGGTTGACCCGTGTGTCAACCCTGTTTTCTGATTTATTGATTCAATTCAACTATGTTTCCGTCAGGCGCGAGCTTTTTGTAGATGTCCAGCAGATACCTGTGGCAGGAGAAGAAGAACACCTGGTTTTTGCGGGAGATTTCCAGCAGGATTTCCAGGGCTGCTTCAGCCCTTTTCTCGTCAAAGACTGCCCAGGCTTCGTCAATGAACAGGGGCAGGTCCATGGATTTGTCGTTTTCCAGGCCTGGCGGGGAAGTGAGATAAGCAGCTGAGAGCGCGAAATAAAGCTGTGCAAAGGTGCCTGTGCTCAGGATGGATAGATTCAAGCTTTTTCCAAGCTTATCCATTATCAGGAAATCCTCCTGTGTCTTGACTATGGAATTGTATTTCCCGGCTGTGATTTTTTCTAAAAACCTGCCTGCAATGTCCAGTGTAGCAGGCTGCATTTTATCTTCCATCTTTTTTTTGATTGTCTGCACAAAATAGAGAGCGATCCTGAGGCTGCCGTATTCATTAAGCTGCAAAGCCAGCCTGCTTCTGGCAGTTTCCAGTTCCTGACT encodes the following:
- a CDS encoding P-loop NTPase produces the protein MKDQASGLRVMMAKKTRERELKERATLLQSLIDSAGEMPPPRLRQILAVTSGKGGVGKSTISANLGLYFSSRGLETILMDADLGLANIDVILGVKPSGTLLQVIRGQKSLKEIIQPGPMGLKLISGASGIADLANLSETERRNLIGEIASLQYEGEILLIDTGAGLSQNVLGFLTLADQVVLIVTDEPASIADSYGVVKALSQANYQGKITVIMNRIRIEKHGRMLFHKLCATAKKFLKKDLKLAGIILDEPLVRESTQKMQPFYILSPAAEVTRNLRGIGEVVLGASEYKPDAGHSILKRLSSFFSIR
- the flhA gene encoding flagellar biosynthesis protein FlhA, which codes for MQERKFENTYLAAFLRNSDILISIGIVSIVVMMIIPLPSFLLDILIAMNISISMAILLVSMYLGNVLEFSVFPSLLLLITLFRLALNVSTTRLILLQGVAFNVKIVRAFGDFVVGGNYVVGIVIFIILVIIQFIVITRGATRVAEVAARFILDAMPGKQMSVDAELQNGLIDADQAREKRQNIKREADFYGAMDGASKFVQGDAIACILITVVNIIGGLIIGVFQRGEGIALAAQTYTLLTVGDGLVTMIPALLVSTATGLIVTRAASESNLGRDLISQFLVEPKVYFIIAALLATLGFTPGLPTLSFLMLALMAVSLGFALKRKKAEELWRPSEEETAKMNQEKKKKSEDVAALLQIEPLELELGYGLVPLFDVQSGGDLQDRVQTIRRNTALELGLIVPSVRIRDNINLEMNEYTIQIKGFEAGRGKLMLKQYLVMGLKESGNLIEGTEIKEPISGSRAVWVNEENREKAEQEGYTVLDVPAILTIHLTEVIRHFAFQILGQEELKDILKNLEKNYPSLIEEVRKTKAYEQGVLLKVLQNLLREGISIRNMVLILEGIMERCKSSATLFAGELTELCRIRMAPLITQKFARDGLVHVITLDPELEELFRNSLQGPDESDQHIALDSGTMKKIRSSMDKLFGSLSEKKISPCIILTSPDLRKMVKDLFDRLAPGIVVLSTLELQPNIEVNTLGMIEI
- a CDS encoding ornithine carbamoyltransferase, encoding MNTNFRGKHFIDTDEFTREEVDTMLEASSYLKLKFALGEQHRLLQDKTVFMMFFEQSTRTRNSMEAGITQLGGHAHDLTPDKMQLSHGESAKDTAEVLSRMGHAIACRNCFFGYGEKNELGNNYLRELAKYSQIPILSLQDDWYHPMQSLADLLTIQEKFGKNLKGLKICISWAYATSHAKPLSVPQSQILLFPRYGMDVVVAGPKEFPFIPEIVEKAKKNAEKHGGSIKFVDNMEEGFRGAHIVIPKNWGGFLGVEVPPGQSRIKHLSTDDGKKVMKANLEKYKHWICDEKLMGITDKQSVYMHALPADRGKEVVDSVIDGEHSIVIDEAENRIHTAKAVMALTMGGRP